In a single window of the Gadus macrocephalus chromosome 6, ASM3116895v1 genome:
- the entpd4 gene encoding ectonucleoside triphosphate diphosphohydrolase 4 isoform X2, whose protein sequence is MGRISISCLFPASWHFSLSSHVLPRILQPSFRQLLLLGLVLCLVGLLYLMFFIGKGHTIWTKEESHFHRHLARVTSVEATDTSNPTLNYGLVVDCGSSGSRVFVYCWPRHNGNPHELLDIRQMRDQHRKPVVMKIKPGISELATSPEKSSDYIYPLLSFAAQHIPKNKHQETPLYILCTAGMRLLPESQQEAILEDLRTDIPVVFNFLFSDSHVEVISGKQEGVYAWIGINFVLGRFNHVHNDGQAVVEVQLPGGDQQEALVRKRTAGVLDMGGVSTQIAYEVPKTEEVAKNLLAEFNLGCDAHRTEHVYRVYVSTFLGFGGNAARRRYEESLAQSTATKNKLLDQHAGETAESPLLDPCLPSHLQDQVGALHLRGTGDFDRCRLLLQPFLNRTEESHTSLNGVYQPAIDYGNSQFYGFSEFYYCTEDVLRMGGDYNASRYAQAARSYCATQWKTLKERFDHGLYASHADLHRLKYQCFKSAWMHEVFHSGFSFPAEYKNLKTALLVYDKEVQWTLGAILYRTRFLPLRDIQQEGLKAVHSHWRHGFSLFNNHYLFLACFMVVLLSIALYVLRLRRIHRRGGERRMPSSVTWLEEGLLSPPLPITL, encoded by the exons ATGGGAAG GATCAGCATCTCCTGCCTGTTCCCAGCCTCCTGGCATTTCAGCCTTTCGTCCCATGTACTTCCACGGATCTTACAGCCTTCCTTCAGACAGCTGCTCTTACTTGGCCTGGTTTTGTGCCTGGTGGGACTGCTGTACCTGATGTTCTTTATTGGAAAGGGACACACCATTTGGACTAAAGAGGAAAGCCACTTCCACAG ACACTTGGCTCGAGTCACAAGCGTGGAGGCGACGGACACCAGCAACCCCACGCTGAACTATGGCTTAGTGGTGGACTGCGGCAGCAGCGGCTCCCGGGTGTTTGTGTACTGCTGGCCGCGCCACAACGGGAACCCCCACGAGCTCCTGGACATCAGGCAGATGAGGGACCAGCACCGCAAGCCGGTGGTGATGAAGATAAAGCCAG GGATCTCTGAATTGGCCACATCACCAGAGAAGTCTAGTGACTACATCTACCCCCTGCTGAGCTTTGCAGCCCAACACATCCCCAAGAACAAGCACCAGGAGACGCCCCTTTACATCCTGTGCACCGCTGGCATGAGGCTCCTGCCTGAGAG TCAACAAGAAGCTATTTTGGAGGATCTGCGGACAGACATCCCTGTCGTCTTCAACTTCCTCTTCTCTGACTCCCATGTGGAGGTCATCTCTGGCAAGCAGGAAG GTGTCTACGCATGGATCGGAATAAACTTTGTACTGGGAAGGTTTAACCATGTCCACAACG ACGGCCAGGCCGTAGTGGAGGTGCAGCTCCCAGGAGGCGACCAACAGGAGGCGCTGGTGAGAAAGAGAACAGCAGGCGTCCTCGATATGGGGGGCGTGTCCACGCAGATAGCGTACGAAGTGCCCAAAACC GAGGAGGTCGCCAAGAACCTCCTGGCGGAGTTCAACCTTGGCTGCGACGCCCACCGCACAGAGCACGTCTACCGCGTCTACGTCTCCACCTTCCTGGGCTTCGGGGGCAACGCGGCGCGCAGGCGCTACGAGGAGAGCCTGGCTCAGAGCACCGCTACCAAAAACAA gctcctGGACCAGCATGCCGGGGAGACGGCCGAGTCCCCCCTGCTGGACCCGTGCCTCCCCTCCCACCTGCAGGACCAGGTGGGTGCGCTGCACCTCCGGGGCACCGGGGACTTCGACCGCTGCCGGCTGCTCCTCCAGCCGTTCCTCAACCGCACCGAGGAGAGCCACACCTCGCTCAACGGCGTCTACCAGCCCGCCATCGACTACGGCAACAGCCAGTTCTACGGCTTCTCCGAGTTCTACTACTGCACGGAGGACGTGCTGCGCATGGGAGGGGACTACAACGCCAGCCGCTACGCCCAGGCCGCccgg AGTTACTGTGCAACGCAGTGGAAAACCTTGAAGGAGCGCTTCGACCACGGCCTGTACGCATCGCATGCAGACCTTCACAGACTGAA GTACCAGTGTTTTAAATCTGCATGGATGCATGAGGTTTTCCACTCGGGATTCTCCTTCCCGGCAGAATATAAAAACCTGAAGACGGCCCTCCTTGTCTACGACAAAGAGGTGCAGTGGACTCTGGGAGCCATCCTCTACCGGACCCGCTTCCTGCCCCTAAG GGACATCCAGCAGGAGGGGCTGAAGGCGGTCCACTCCCACTGGCGCCACGGCTTCTCGCTGTTCAACAACCACTACCTGTTCCTGGCCTGCTTCATGGTGGTGCTGCTGTCCATCGCGCTCTACGTGCTGCGCCTTCGCCGCATCCACCGGCGCGGGGGGGAACGCCGTATGCCGTCCTCTGTCACCTGGCTGGAGGAGGGCCTCctctcgccccccctccccatcacactctga
- the entpd4 gene encoding ectonucleoside triphosphate diphosphohydrolase 4 isoform X3 — protein sequence MGRISISCLFPASWHFSLSSHVLPRILQPSFRQLLLLGLVLCLVGLLYLMFFIGKGHTIWTKEESHFHRHLARVTSVEATDTSNPTLNYGLVVDCGSSGSRVFVYCWPRHNGNPHELLDIRQMRDQHRKPVVMKIKPGISELATSPEKSSDYIYPLLSFAAQHIPKNKHQETPLYILCTAGMRLLPESQQEAILEDLRTDIPVVFNFLFSDSHVEVISGKQEGVYAWIGINFVLGRFNHVHNGKRFSRCLPLVLNGSLLKTGRRRPGRSGGAAPRRRPTGGAGEKENSRRPRYGGRVHADSVRSAQNRKLCFSTTGGGRQEPPGGVQPWLRRPPHRARLPRLRLHLPGLRGQRGAQALRGEPGSEHRYQKQAPGPACRGDGRVPPAGPVPPLPPAGPGGCAAPPGHRGLRPLPAAPPAVPQPHRGEPHLAQRRLPARHRLRQQPVLRLLRVLLLHGGRAAHGRGLQRQPLRPGRPELLCNAVENLEGALRPRPVRIACRPSQTEVPVF from the exons ATGGGAAG GATCAGCATCTCCTGCCTGTTCCCAGCCTCCTGGCATTTCAGCCTTTCGTCCCATGTACTTCCACGGATCTTACAGCCTTCCTTCAGACAGCTGCTCTTACTTGGCCTGGTTTTGTGCCTGGTGGGACTGCTGTACCTGATGTTCTTTATTGGAAAGGGACACACCATTTGGACTAAAGAGGAAAGCCACTTCCACAG ACACTTGGCTCGAGTCACAAGCGTGGAGGCGACGGACACCAGCAACCCCACGCTGAACTATGGCTTAGTGGTGGACTGCGGCAGCAGCGGCTCCCGGGTGTTTGTGTACTGCTGGCCGCGCCACAACGGGAACCCCCACGAGCTCCTGGACATCAGGCAGATGAGGGACCAGCACCGCAAGCCGGTGGTGATGAAGATAAAGCCAG GGATCTCTGAATTGGCCACATCACCAGAGAAGTCTAGTGACTACATCTACCCCCTGCTGAGCTTTGCAGCCCAACACATCCCCAAGAACAAGCACCAGGAGACGCCCCTTTACATCCTGTGCACCGCTGGCATGAGGCTCCTGCCTGAGAG TCAACAAGAAGCTATTTTGGAGGATCTGCGGACAGACATCCCTGTCGTCTTCAACTTCCTCTTCTCTGACTCCCATGTGGAGGTCATCTCTGGCAAGCAGGAAG GTGTCTACGCATGGATCGGAATAAACTTTGTACTGGGAAGGTTTAACCATGTCCACAACGGTAAACGTTTTTCTCGTTGTCTTCCTCTAGTGTTGAATGGTTCTCTTCTGAAGACAGGAAGAAG ACGGCCAGGCCGTAGTGGAGGTGCAGCTCCCAGGAGGCGACCAACAGGAGGCGCTGGTGAGAAAGAGAACAGCAGGCGTCCTCGATATGGGGGGCGTGTCCACGCAGATAGCGTACGAAGTGCCCAAAACCGTAAGCTTTGCTTCTCCACAACAG GAGGAGGTCGCCAAGAACCTCCTGGCGGAGTTCAACCTTGGCTGCGACGCCCACCGCACAGAGCACGTCTACCGCGTCTACGTCTCCACCTTCCTGGGCTTCGGGGGCAACGCGGCGCGCAGGCGCTACGAGGAGAGCCTGGCTCAGAGCACCGCTACCAAAAACAA gctcctGGACCAGCATGCCGGGGAGACGGCCGAGTCCCCCCTGCTGGACCCGTGCCTCCCCTCCCACCTGCAGGACCAGGTGGGTGCGCTGCACCTCCGGGGCACCGGGGACTTCGACCGCTGCCGGCTGCTCCTCCAGCCGTTCCTCAACCGCACCGAGGAGAGCCACACCTCGCTCAACGGCGTCTACCAGCCCGCCATCGACTACGGCAACAGCCAGTTCTACGGCTTCTCCGAGTTCTACTACTGCACGGAGGACGTGCTGCGCATGGGAGGGGACTACAACGCCAGCCGCTACGCCCAGGCCGCccgg AGTTACTGTGCAACGCAGTGGAAAACCTTGAAGGAGCGCTTCGACCACGGCCTGTACGCATCGCATGCAGACCTTCACAGACTGAA GTACCAGTGTTTTAA
- the lgi3 gene encoding leucine-rich repeat LGI family member 3, with amino-acid sequence MMVDRGWAGCPRGLAAGVLALALLLCLLEGPEVGGAKRAPKIPRCPSTCSCTKDSAFCVDTKAIPKSFPPGIISLTMVNAAFTTIPEGAFSHLQMLQFLLLNSNTFTQVSDDAFAGLSHLQYLFIENNDIQALSKNTFRGLKSLTHLSLSNNNLQLLPRQLFQHLDILTDLDLRGNSFRCDCKIKWLVDWMEQTNTSVPAIYCASPFEFQGRRIHDLTPRDFNCISADFAVYETFRFQSVSVESYEFNEDHFVVFAQPDTGFCTLYIWDHVEMLFKNFHNITSRSAVYCKPVVINNTLYMVVAQLFGGSHIYKWADDPQRFVKIQDIDTTRVRKPNFIETFQLDEEWYFVVADSSKAGSTSIYRWNSNGFYTHQSLHPWHRDTHVEFLDTGSGRQHLILSSASQPPVIFQWSRSQKQFIFYSQITELADVQMVKHFWVRKVLYLCLTRFIGDSKILRWEGQRFVEIQTLPSRGSMAVYPFTVGLRQYLLLGSDFSFSRVYLWDDLTQRFQPFQELNIRGPRAFSLVSVDNKDILLAASFKGNTLAYQHLLVDLSAK; translated from the exons atgaTGGTGGACCGCGGCTGGGCTGGTTGTCCCAGGGGTCTGGCAGCCGGTGTGCTGGCCCtggctctcctcctctgcctgctGGAGGggccagaggtggggggggccaAGCGGGCCCCCAAGATCCCCCGCTGCCCCAGCACCTGCTCCTGCACCAAGGACAGCGCCTTCTGCGTGGACACCAAGGCCATCCCTAAGAGCTTCCCCCCGGGGATCATCTCCCT GACGATGGTGAACGCAGCCTTCACCACCATCCCAGAGGGAGCCTTCTCTCATCTGCAGATGCTGCAGTTCCT TTTACTGAACTCCAATACGTTTACTCAAGTGTCGGACGACGCCTTCGCTGGCCTGTCTCACCTGCAGTACCT GTTCATAGAGAATAACGACATCCAGGCTCTCTCCAAGAACACCTTCAGAGGACTCAAGTCTTTGACCCACCT GTCTCTGTCCAACAACAACCTGCAGTTGCTGCCCCGGCAGCTCTTCCAGCACCTCGACATCCTCACTGACCT AGACCTGCGGGGGAACTCGTTCCGCTGCGACTGTAAGATCAAGTGGCTGGTGGACTGGATGGAGCAGACCAACACCTCGGTGCCCGCCATCTACTGCGCCAGTCCCTTCGAGTTCCAGGGACGCAGGATCCACGACCTCACCCCGCGGGACTTCAACTGCATCAGTGCAG aTTTCGCAGTTTATGAAACCTTCCGTTTCCAGTCGGTGTCTGTGGAGTCCTATGAGTTCAACGAGGATCACTTTGTGGTCTTTGCTCAGCCCGATACAGGCTTCTGCACGCTGTACATCTGGGACCATGTGGAGATGCTCTTCAAGAACTTCCACAACATCACCT CCCGCTCTGCCGTCTACTGCAAACCGGTGGTGATCAACAACACGCTCTACATGGTGGTGGCCCAGCTCTTTGGAGGCTCCCACATCTACAA ATGGGCCGACGACCCGCAGCGCTTCGTGAAGATCCAGGACATTGACACGACGCGCGTCAGGAAGCCCAACTTCATCGAGACCTTCCAGCTGGACGAGGAGTGGTACTTCGTGGTGGCGGACAGCTCCAAAGCTGGCTCCACCAGCATCTACCGCTGGAACAGCAACGGCTTCTACACCCACCAGTCCCTGCACCCCTGGCATCGCGACACACACGTGGAGTtcctggacaccggcagcggGCGGCAGCACCTGATCCTGTCCAGCGCCTCCCAGCCGCCCGTGATCTTCCAGTGGAGCCGCAGCCAAAAGCAGTTCATCTTCTACTCCCAGATCACAGAGCTGGCCGACGTGCAGATGGTGAAGCACTTCTGGGTGCGCAAGGTGCTCTACCTGTGCCTCACGCGCTTCATCGGCGACTCCAAGATCCTGCGCTGGGAGGGCCAGCGCTTCGTTGAGATCCAGACGCTGCCGTCGCGCGGCTCCATGGCGGTGTACCCCTTCACGGTGGGCCTGCGCCAGTACCTCCTGCTGGGCAGCgacttctccttctccagggtGTACCTGTGGGACGACCTCACGCAGCGCTTCCAGCCCTTCCAGGAGCTCAACATCAGGGGGCCGCGTGCCTTCAGCCTGGTCTCTGTGGACAACAAGGACATCCTGCTGGCCGCCAGCTTCAAGGGGAATACCCTGGCCTACCAGCACCTGCTGGTGGACCTCAGTGCCAAGTAG
- the entpd4 gene encoding ectonucleoside triphosphate diphosphohydrolase 4 isoform X1, giving the protein MGRISISCLFPASWHFSLSSHVLPRILQPSFRQLLLLGLVLCLVGLLYLMFFIGKGHTIWTKEESHFHRHLARVTSVEATDTSNPTLNYGLVVDCGSSGSRVFVYCWPRHNGNPHELLDIRQMRDQHRKPVVMKIKPGISELATSPEKSSDYIYPLLSFAAQHIPKNKHQETPLYILCTAGMRLLPESQQEAILEDLRTDIPVVFNFLFSDSHVEVISGKQEGVYAWIGINFVLGRFNHVHNDGQAVVEVQLPGGDQQEALVRKRTAGVLDMGGVSTQIAYEVPKTVSFASPQQEEVAKNLLAEFNLGCDAHRTEHVYRVYVSTFLGFGGNAARRRYEESLAQSTATKNKLLDQHAGETAESPLLDPCLPSHLQDQVGALHLRGTGDFDRCRLLLQPFLNRTEESHTSLNGVYQPAIDYGNSQFYGFSEFYYCTEDVLRMGGDYNASRYAQAARSYCATQWKTLKERFDHGLYASHADLHRLKYQCFKSAWMHEVFHSGFSFPAEYKNLKTALLVYDKEVQWTLGAILYRTRFLPLRDIQQEGLKAVHSHWRHGFSLFNNHYLFLACFMVVLLSIALYVLRLRRIHRRGGERRMPSSVTWLEEGLLSPPLPITL; this is encoded by the exons ATGGGAAG GATCAGCATCTCCTGCCTGTTCCCAGCCTCCTGGCATTTCAGCCTTTCGTCCCATGTACTTCCACGGATCTTACAGCCTTCCTTCAGACAGCTGCTCTTACTTGGCCTGGTTTTGTGCCTGGTGGGACTGCTGTACCTGATGTTCTTTATTGGAAAGGGACACACCATTTGGACTAAAGAGGAAAGCCACTTCCACAG ACACTTGGCTCGAGTCACAAGCGTGGAGGCGACGGACACCAGCAACCCCACGCTGAACTATGGCTTAGTGGTGGACTGCGGCAGCAGCGGCTCCCGGGTGTTTGTGTACTGCTGGCCGCGCCACAACGGGAACCCCCACGAGCTCCTGGACATCAGGCAGATGAGGGACCAGCACCGCAAGCCGGTGGTGATGAAGATAAAGCCAG GGATCTCTGAATTGGCCACATCACCAGAGAAGTCTAGTGACTACATCTACCCCCTGCTGAGCTTTGCAGCCCAACACATCCCCAAGAACAAGCACCAGGAGACGCCCCTTTACATCCTGTGCACCGCTGGCATGAGGCTCCTGCCTGAGAG TCAACAAGAAGCTATTTTGGAGGATCTGCGGACAGACATCCCTGTCGTCTTCAACTTCCTCTTCTCTGACTCCCATGTGGAGGTCATCTCTGGCAAGCAGGAAG GTGTCTACGCATGGATCGGAATAAACTTTGTACTGGGAAGGTTTAACCATGTCCACAACG ACGGCCAGGCCGTAGTGGAGGTGCAGCTCCCAGGAGGCGACCAACAGGAGGCGCTGGTGAGAAAGAGAACAGCAGGCGTCCTCGATATGGGGGGCGTGTCCACGCAGATAGCGTACGAAGTGCCCAAAACCGTAAGCTTTGCTTCTCCACAACAG GAGGAGGTCGCCAAGAACCTCCTGGCGGAGTTCAACCTTGGCTGCGACGCCCACCGCACAGAGCACGTCTACCGCGTCTACGTCTCCACCTTCCTGGGCTTCGGGGGCAACGCGGCGCGCAGGCGCTACGAGGAGAGCCTGGCTCAGAGCACCGCTACCAAAAACAA gctcctGGACCAGCATGCCGGGGAGACGGCCGAGTCCCCCCTGCTGGACCCGTGCCTCCCCTCCCACCTGCAGGACCAGGTGGGTGCGCTGCACCTCCGGGGCACCGGGGACTTCGACCGCTGCCGGCTGCTCCTCCAGCCGTTCCTCAACCGCACCGAGGAGAGCCACACCTCGCTCAACGGCGTCTACCAGCCCGCCATCGACTACGGCAACAGCCAGTTCTACGGCTTCTCCGAGTTCTACTACTGCACGGAGGACGTGCTGCGCATGGGAGGGGACTACAACGCCAGCCGCTACGCCCAGGCCGCccgg AGTTACTGTGCAACGCAGTGGAAAACCTTGAAGGAGCGCTTCGACCACGGCCTGTACGCATCGCATGCAGACCTTCACAGACTGAA GTACCAGTGTTTTAAATCTGCATGGATGCATGAGGTTTTCCACTCGGGATTCTCCTTCCCGGCAGAATATAAAAACCTGAAGACGGCCCTCCTTGTCTACGACAAAGAGGTGCAGTGGACTCTGGGAGCCATCCTCTACCGGACCCGCTTCCTGCCCCTAAG GGACATCCAGCAGGAGGGGCTGAAGGCGGTCCACTCCCACTGGCGCCACGGCTTCTCGCTGTTCAACAACCACTACCTGTTCCTGGCCTGCTTCATGGTGGTGCTGCTGTCCATCGCGCTCTACGTGCTGCGCCTTCGCCGCATCCACCGGCGCGGGGGGGAACGCCGTATGCCGTCCTCTGTCACCTGGCTGGAGGAGGGCCTCctctcgccccccctccccatcacactctga
- the entpd4 gene encoding ectonucleoside triphosphate diphosphohydrolase 4 isoform X4, whose product MGRISISCLFPASWHFSLSSHVLPRILQPSFRQLLLLGLVLCLVGLLYLMFFIGKGHTIWTKEESHFHRHLARVTSVEATDTSNPTLNYGLVVDCGSSGSRVFVYCWPRHNGNPHELLDIRQMRDQHRKPVVMKIKPGISELATSPEKSSDYIYPLLSFAAQHIPKNKHQETPLYILCTAGMRLLPESQQEAILEDLRTDIPVVFNFLFSDSHVEVISGKQEGVYAWIGINFVLGRFNHVHNGKRFSRCLPLVLNGSLLKTGRRRPGRSGGAAPRRRPTGGAGEKENSRRPRYGGRVHADSVRSAQNRGGRQEPPGGVQPWLRRPPHRARLPRLRLHLPGLRGQRGAQALRGEPGSEHRYQKQAPGPACRGDGRVPPAGPVPPLPPAGPGGCAAPPGHRGLRPLPAAPPAVPQPHRGEPHLAQRRLPARHRLRQQPVLRLLRVLLLHGGRAAHGRGLQRQPLRPGRPELLCNAVENLEGALRPRPVRIACRPSQTEVPVF is encoded by the exons ATGGGAAG GATCAGCATCTCCTGCCTGTTCCCAGCCTCCTGGCATTTCAGCCTTTCGTCCCATGTACTTCCACGGATCTTACAGCCTTCCTTCAGACAGCTGCTCTTACTTGGCCTGGTTTTGTGCCTGGTGGGACTGCTGTACCTGATGTTCTTTATTGGAAAGGGACACACCATTTGGACTAAAGAGGAAAGCCACTTCCACAG ACACTTGGCTCGAGTCACAAGCGTGGAGGCGACGGACACCAGCAACCCCACGCTGAACTATGGCTTAGTGGTGGACTGCGGCAGCAGCGGCTCCCGGGTGTTTGTGTACTGCTGGCCGCGCCACAACGGGAACCCCCACGAGCTCCTGGACATCAGGCAGATGAGGGACCAGCACCGCAAGCCGGTGGTGATGAAGATAAAGCCAG GGATCTCTGAATTGGCCACATCACCAGAGAAGTCTAGTGACTACATCTACCCCCTGCTGAGCTTTGCAGCCCAACACATCCCCAAGAACAAGCACCAGGAGACGCCCCTTTACATCCTGTGCACCGCTGGCATGAGGCTCCTGCCTGAGAG TCAACAAGAAGCTATTTTGGAGGATCTGCGGACAGACATCCCTGTCGTCTTCAACTTCCTCTTCTCTGACTCCCATGTGGAGGTCATCTCTGGCAAGCAGGAAG GTGTCTACGCATGGATCGGAATAAACTTTGTACTGGGAAGGTTTAACCATGTCCACAACGGTAAACGTTTTTCTCGTTGTCTTCCTCTAGTGTTGAATGGTTCTCTTCTGAAGACAGGAAGAAG ACGGCCAGGCCGTAGTGGAGGTGCAGCTCCCAGGAGGCGACCAACAGGAGGCGCTGGTGAGAAAGAGAACAGCAGGCGTCCTCGATATGGGGGGCGTGTCCACGCAGATAGCGTACGAAGTGCCCAAAACC GAGGAGGTCGCCAAGAACCTCCTGGCGGAGTTCAACCTTGGCTGCGACGCCCACCGCACAGAGCACGTCTACCGCGTCTACGTCTCCACCTTCCTGGGCTTCGGGGGCAACGCGGCGCGCAGGCGCTACGAGGAGAGCCTGGCTCAGAGCACCGCTACCAAAAACAA gctcctGGACCAGCATGCCGGGGAGACGGCCGAGTCCCCCCTGCTGGACCCGTGCCTCCCCTCCCACCTGCAGGACCAGGTGGGTGCGCTGCACCTCCGGGGCACCGGGGACTTCGACCGCTGCCGGCTGCTCCTCCAGCCGTTCCTCAACCGCACCGAGGAGAGCCACACCTCGCTCAACGGCGTCTACCAGCCCGCCATCGACTACGGCAACAGCCAGTTCTACGGCTTCTCCGAGTTCTACTACTGCACGGAGGACGTGCTGCGCATGGGAGGGGACTACAACGCCAGCCGCTACGCCCAGGCCGCccgg AGTTACTGTGCAACGCAGTGGAAAACCTTGAAGGAGCGCTTCGACCACGGCCTGTACGCATCGCATGCAGACCTTCACAGACTGAA GTACCAGTGTTTTAA
- the chmp7 gene encoding charged multivesicular body protein 7 gives MEHTKKTVFPDDWEDEERMNFLFSDFKENREVHPSDWDSKVEFWTSLVLQTCRTHGAVSLSLKELNAAFKRNGRLPLGLTTVIQSMARCGKLQRESEFAANVDSGWLSWGVGVLLVKPLKWTFSTLLGSSLVSQDESFVVIELVKEKAADLLEAYRSSAFSSRSLLSFQELSELCSEVCPGESSLCLALLQLQREKRCTVSVHEGEKIVKFSRPGQCRVSPVSDVDVGIYQLQCSENLLGERIKVLGLEADKCREEARMLLRDRKKSQALRCLRGRKRVEKRADNLFAQLETIRGILDRIAQSQTDKLVMQAYQTGVAALRLALKDVTVEGAESLVDQIQELCDVQEDVNQTLAGVATSDENVDELEEELKALMEDADEMTDRLPGVLPEVPHNPLVPPRETAQGGSSLLASLPDVPTNTFNISDQQLEEELNRLTLRDSDFGQKKRLEPAL, from the exons ATGGAGCACACTAAGAAAACAGTTTTTCCAGATGACTGGGAGGACGAGGAACGGATGAACTTCTTGTTCTCCGACTTCAAGGAGAACCGAGAGGTCCACCCCTCCGACTGGGACAGTAAGGTGGAATTCTGGACCTCGCTGGTCCTGCAGACTTGCAGGACGCATGGAGCCGTGAGTCTGAGCCTGAAGGAACTCAACGCAGCTTTCAAGAGGAACGGACGGCTGCCGCTGGGCTTGACCACGGTCATCCAGAGCATGGCCAG GTGTGGGAAGCTGCAGAGAGAGTCTGAGTTCGCTGCCAATGTAGACTCAGGCTGGCTGTCCTGGGGTGTCGGGGTTCTACTGGTGAAGCCTCTGAAATGGACCTTCTCCACCCTTCTAGGGAGTAGCCTGGTATCACAGGATGAGTCTTTTGTTGTGATAGAGCTAGTAAAG GAGAAGGCAGCGGACCTGCTGGAAGCCTACAGGAGCAGTGCCTTCTCCAGCCGCTCGCTCCTGTCCTTCCAGGAGCTGAGCGAGCTCTGTTCTGAGGTCTGCCCTGGAGAGAGCTCCCTGTGCCTggctctgctgcagctgcagagggagaagaggTGTACCGTCTCAGTGCACGAGGGGGAGAAG ATAGTGAAGTTTTCCCGGCCAGGGCAGTGCCGGGTTTCCCCTGTGAGCGACGTGGATGTTGGGATCTACCAGCTTCAGTGCAGCGAGAACCTGCTGGGGGAACGAATCAAAGTCCTCGGCCTGGAGGCAGACAA GTGCAGAGAGGAAGCGAGGATGCTCCTGCGGGACAGGAAGAAATCtcag GCCTTGAGATGTCTGAGGGGACGCAAGAGGGTTGAAAAGAGAGCGGACAACCTGTTTGCCCAACTTGAGACCATTCGAGGTATACTGGACAGAATCGCCCAATCACAGACCGATAAACTG GTTATGCAGGCGTATCAGACTGGGGTGGCCGCCCTGCGACTGGCATTGAAAGACGTCACAGTGGAAGGGGCAGAGAGCCTCGTGGATCAAATCCAGGAG CTGTGCGATGTTCAAGAGGACGTGAACCAGACTTTAGCGGGCGTGGCCACTTCAG ACGAAAATGTGGACGAGTTGGAGGAAGAGCTCAAAGCCCTGATGGAGGACGCTGACGAGATGACGGACCGCCTCCCGGGCGTCCTGCCGGAGGTGCCCCACAACCCCCTGGTACCGCCCAGGGAGACGGCCCAGGGAGGTAGCTCCCTGCTGGCCTCCCTGCCCGACGTACCGACCAATACCTTCAACATCAGCGACCAGCAGCTGGAGGAAGAGCTGAATCGTTTAACCCTCAGAGACTCAG ACTTTGGACAGAAGAAGAGGCTGGAGCCGGCGCTGTGA